A window of the Cutaneotrichosporon cavernicola HIS019 DNA, chromosome: 6 genome harbors these coding sequences:
- the GLT1 gene encoding uncharacterized protein (GXGXG motif) codes for MTHRGATGADARDGDGAGVMTGIPHEFFAREAPHSFDAKIPAEGTYAVGNVFLAQSGYEAQQAEFEDTARGLGLRTLGWRLVPTDNSILGPAAKGREPRIMQPFVVLQDYYGNGANCGDGKYDERYFLRQLYVLRKQATHKIGLKSGFYICSLTPSNIVYKGQLSPVQVYNYYHDLNHALYKSHFALVHSRFSTNTFPSWDRAQPMRWAAHNGEINTVRGNKNWMRTREGHLKSEHFGKDLELLYPIVEDGGSDSAAFDNVLELLVVNGVLTLPEAVMMMVPEAWQNNDLMEPEKKAFYNWAGSLMEPWDGPALFTFSDGRFCGANLDRNGLRPCRYVVTSDDIMVCASEVGTISLDPERIVQKGRLKPGRMLLVDTKEGRIVDDRELKLNTAKRQPFESWIQSQVMTLPDVVRRVQRRLDIAPRLDTTSLSNDPKLLAFGYSLESLSMLMLPMVQEGHEALGSMGNDAALACVSQTPHNVYDYFRQLFAQVTNPPIDPIREAIVMSLETLVGPEGNLLEMDAKQAHRLRLKSPILTIEEMNAIKNYTEAFSDWPTLTIDITFPKGEGLPGFRTALERVRTEALDAVNNGYKIVILSDRNTGSDRVALSAILATGGVHHYLVKQKKRSDVAIMVDTAEAREVHHMCVLAGYGADAICPWLVMEMIYKIEREGMAKDGQSAEQLIGNYIKALDEGILKVLSKMGVSTLASYKGAQLFEALGIHEEVIDECFVGTASRVQGATFELLAMDSFEFHERAWPSRSTIRIPGLPESGDYHYRNGSELRMNEPISIANLQDAVREKNQKAYNAYADNSYESTKRATLRGMLDFAFDEAKSVPIDQVEPWNEIVRRCVTGAMSYGSISMESHTTLAIAMNRLGGKSNTGEGGEDAERSIPIPGPGNATGEGPYRHAMELQPEWDSRRSAIKQVASGRFGVTSNYLADSDELQIKMAQGAKPGEGGELPGHKVSQSIGKTRHSTPGVTLVSPPPHHDIYSIEDLKQLIYDLKSANPRARVSVKLVSEVGVGIVASGVAKAKADHITISGHDGGTGAAKWTSIKYAGLPWELGLAETHQTLVLNDLRGRVTVQTDGQIRTGRDIAIATLLGAEEWGFATTPLIAMGCIMMKACHKNTCPVGIATQDPALRAKFAGQPEQVINFFYYIIEELRGIMARLGIRTINEMIGRADLLRVDESLRTPKTQHLDLGAIVKPAHLLRRDVATYRVRQQDHKLYVRLDNKFIDEAEPALTKGLPVEIDCDVVNTDRALGTTLSYHVSKRYKEAGLPRDTIRINMKGSAGQSLGAFLAPGVTIELEGDANDYVGKGLSGGRLIAYPPKKSSFKAEENIIIGNVCFFGATSGQAFIRGIAAERFAVRNSGATLVVEGTGDHGCEYMTGGRVVVLGLTGRNFAAGMSGGIAYVLDMSHSLGPKVNMGTVELGKVSDPHEIAELRSLIEEHRHYTGSEMADRVLRNFHHMLPMFVRVMPLDYKRVLAEQADAAAEAKKKMSNIDLIPSQTASQVDLVATGFDPVLPRTMSSLTVTPRATAPPSPRPQEPAVLDMEDSMIDEDLAKNRAAKLDKTRGFMKYKRLNEAYRPPRKRVKDWKEISAALTKAEVTQQTARCMDCGIPFCQSAGYGCPIANVIPKFNQLVFDDKIKDAFYRLRLTNPFPEFTGRVCPAPCESACVLGINEAPVGIKSVERWIADQGWKNGWMVPAIPEVRTGYKVAIIGSGPAGLAAADQLNKVGHTVTVYDRNDRIGGLLMYGIPNMKLDKELVQKRVDLMAQEGVKFITNAYVGSNVDALDIKAENDAVIVATGATWPRDLKAPGRDAKKGIYFAMDYLQGNTKSLLDSKLEDGHYLNAKGLDVVVIGGGDTGNDCIGTAMRHGAKSVTNFELLPEPPVSRPADQPWPTMARLKKNDYGHQEVMAHTHRDPREFCISTKRFILDDGGALKGIETVRVEWTNTGGQWKMEEVKGSEEFFPCQMALLALGFLGPQKEIVNALSLKTDARSNIDAPEGKHNTNQAGIFAAGDCRRGQSLVVWALKEARQAAEAVDRFLMGDTRLAHQGGIPKRSWLAPPVTCNGGGCKGENGVCDEVEEAEEDVKTEVGEEEKPWTNGTEIAVQA; via the exons ATGACGCACCGCGGTGCCA cgggcgccgacgcgcgcgatGGTGACGGTGCCGGTGTGATGACGGGTATTCCGCATGAGTTCTTCGCCCGCGAGGCCCCGCACTCGTTTGACGCAAAGATCCCCGCCGAGGGCACTTATGCCGTTGGTAACGTGTTCCTCGCCCAGTCGGGATACGAGGCTCAGCAAGCCGAGTTTGAAGACACTGCTCGTGGGCTTGGTCTCCGCACCCTTGGTTGGCGTCTTGTGCCAACCGACAACTCGATCTTAGGTCCCGCTGCAAAGGGCCGCGAGCCCCGTATCATGCAGCCGTTCGTAGTCCTGCAAGACTACTATGGTAACGGCGCCAACtgcggcgacggcaagtACGACGAGCGATACTTTTTGCGTCAACTTTATGTGCTTCGCAAGCAGGCGACGCACAAGATTGGTCTCAAGTCGGGCTTTTACATCTGCTCGCTCACCCCGAGCAACATTGTGTACAAAGGCCAGCTTTCGCCCGTCCAGGTCTATAACTACTACCACGACCTGAACCACGCACTGTACAAGTCGCACTTTGCGCTTGTGCACTCGCGTTTCTCCACCAACACGTTCCCCTCGTGGGACCGCGCGCAGCCTATGCGCTGGGCCGCGCACAACGGCGAGATCAACACGGTCCGCGGTAACAAGAACTGGATGCGTACTCGGGAAGGCCACCTCAAGTCGGAGCACTTTGGCAAGGATCTCGAGCTGCTTTATCCCATCGTTGAGGACGGCGGTTCAGACTCGGCCGCCTTCGATAACGTCCTGGAGCTTCTGGTTGTCAACGGCGTCCTCACACTCCCCGAGGCGGTCATGATGATGGTCCCCGAAGCGTGGCAGAACAATGACCTCATGGAgcccgagaagaaggcttTCTACAACTGGGCCGGCTCCCTTATGGAGCCGTGGGACGGTCCCGCCCTCTTCACCTTCTCGGACGGCCGCTTCTGTggcgccaacctcgaccgTAACGGTCTGCGTCCGTGCCGCTACGTTGTCACGTCCGACGACATCATGGTGTGCGCCTCCGAGGTCGGCACCATTAGCCTTGACCCAGAGCGTATCGTCCAGAAGGGTCGTCTCAAGCCCGGTCgcatgctcctcgtcgacaccaAGGAGGGTCGTatcgtcgacgaccgcgagctcaagctcaacacGGCCAAGCGCCAGCCCTTTGAGTCCTGGATCCAAAGCCAGGTCATGACGCTGCCCGACGTGGTTCGCCGCGTCCAGCGCCGTCTGGACATTGCCCCGCGGCTCGACACCACCAGCCTCTCCAACGATCCCAAGCTGCTCGCATTCGGCTACtcgctcgagtcgctcagCATGCTCATGCTTCCCATGGTGCAGGAGGGCCACGAGGCCCTTGGTTCCATGGGCAACGACGCTGCGCTTGCGTGTGTCTCGCAGACGCCTCACAACGTCTACGACTACTTCCGCCAGCTCTTCGCACAGGTCACCAACCCGCCCATCGACCCCATCCGTGAGGCAATCGTCATGTCGCTCGAGACGCTCGTCGGTCCAGAGGGTAACCTCCTCGAGATGGACGCCAAGCAGGCCCACCGTTTGCGCCTCAAGTCGCccatcctcaccatcgaggagatgaaCGCCATCAAAAACTACACCGAGGCGTTCTCTGACTGGCCGACGCTCACCATCGACATCACGTTCCCGAAGGGTGAAGGCCTTCCAGGCTTCCGGACCGCGCTGGAGCGCGTCCGCACCGAGGCTCTGGACGCGGTCAATAACGGCTACAAGATTGTCATCCTCTCGGACCGCAACACTGGCTCAGACCGTGTTGCCCTCTCGGCTATCCTTGCCACTGGTGGTGTTCACCACTACCTCGTCAAGCAGAAGAAGCGCTCGGACGTCGCCATCATGGTCGacacggccgaggcgcgcgaaGTCCACCACATGTGTGTCCTCGCCGGTTACGGTGCCGACGCCATCTGTCCCTGGCTCGTCATGGAGATGATCTACAAGATTGAGCGTGAGGGCATGGCCAAGGACGGCCAGAGCGCGGAGCAGCTCATCGGCAACTATATCAAGGCTCTCGATGAAGGCATCCTCAAGGTCCTCTCCAAGATGGGTGTGTCGACGCTCGCGTCGTACAAGGGTGCCCAGCTCTTCGAGGCTCTCGGTATTCACGAGGAGGTTATCGACGAGTGCTTTGTCGGCACAGCCTCTCGCGTGCAGGGCGCGACGTTTGAGTTGCTGGCGATGGACTCGTTCGAGTTCCACGAGCGTGCTTggccctcgcgctcgaccatCCGCATCCCCGGCCTCCCCGAGTCTGGCGACTACCATTACCGCAACGGTTCCGAGCTGCGCATGAACGAGCCCATCTCCATTGCCAACCTTCAGGATGCGGTGCGCGAGAAGAACCAGAAGGCTTACAACGCCTACGCCGACAACAGCTACGAGTCAACGAAGCGCGCGACCCTCCGTGGCATGCTCGACTTTGCAttcgacgaggccaagagCGTGCCCATTGACCAGGTTGAGCCTTGGAACGAGATTGTGAGACGCTGTGTCACTGGCGCCATGTCGTACGGCTCCATCTCGATGGAGTCACACACGAcactcgccatcgccatgAACCGTCTCGGAGGCAAGTCCAACACCGGCGAAGGTGGagaggacgccgagcgctccatccccatccctGGTCCCGGCAACGCAACTGGTGAGGGTCCCTACCGGCATGCCATGGAGCTGCAGCCAGAGTGGgactcgcgccgctctgCCATCAAGCAAGTCGCGTCCGGACGCTTTGGTGTTACTTCCAACTATCtcgccgactcggacgagctGCAGATCAAGATGGCCCAAGGTGCCAAGCCCGGTGAAGGTGGTGAGCTCCCCGGCCACAAGGTGTCCCAGTCAATCGGCAAGACGCGTCACTCAACCCCTGGTGTCACCCTCGTGTCGCCTCCCCCACACCACGACATTTACTCCATTGAGGACCTTAAGCAGCTCATCTACGACCTCAAGTCAGCGAATCCGCGCGCCCGCGTGAGCGTCAAGCTCGTGTCCGAGGTCGGTGTCGGCATTGTTGCGTCGGGTGttgccaaggccaaggcagACCACATCACCATCTCGGGCCACGATGGCGGTACTGGTGCCGCCAAGTGGACGTCGATCAAGTACGCCGGTCTCCCATGGGAGCTGGGTCTGGCCGAGACCCACCAGACGCTCGTACTTAACGACCTCCGTGGTCGCGTGACCGTCCAGACCGATGGCCAGATTCGTACTGGCCGCGACATTGCCATCGCGACCCTCCTTGGGGCCGAGGAGTGGGGCTTTGCCACGACTCCGCTCATCGCCATGGGCTGCATCATGATGAAGGCGTGCCACAAGAACACGTGCCCTGTCGGTATCGCGACGCAGGACCCCGCCCTGCGCGCCAAGTTTGCCGGCCAGCCCGAGCAGGTCATCAACTTCTTCTACTACAtcatcgaggagctccGCGGCATCATGGCCCGGCTGGGTATCCGCACGATCAACGAGATGATTGGtcgcgccgacctcctccgtGTCGACGAGAGCCTGCGCACCCCCAAGACGCagcacctcgaccttggcgcgATCGTCAAGCCAGCCCACCTCTTGCGCAGGGATGTGGCTACTTACCGTGTCCGCCAACAGGACCACAAGCTCTATGTCCGCCTCGACAACAAGTTtatcgacgaggccgagcccgCCCTTACCAAGGGTCTGCCCGTCGAGATCGACTGCGACGTCGTCAACACTGACCGTGCGCTCGGCACGACACTCTCGTACCACGTCTCGAAGCGGTACAAGGAGGCTGGTCTGCCGCGCGACACGATCCGCATCAACATGAAGGGCTCGGCTGGCCAGTCACTCggcgccttcctcgcaccCGGTGTCAccatcgagctcgagggaGACGCCAACGACTACGTCGGCAAGGGCCTCTCTGGTGGTCGCCTCATCGCTTACCCTCCCAAGAAGTCGAGcttcaaggccgaggagaacaTTATCATTGGCAACGTTTGCTTCTTCGGTGCAACCAGCGGTCAGGCGTTCATCCGCGgcatcgccgccgagcgTTTCGCTGTGCGCAACTCGGGCGCAACCCTTGTTGTGGAGGGTACAGGTGACCATGGATGCGAGTACATGACTGGCGGTCGTGTCGTCGTTCTCGGCCTGACTGGCCGCAACTTCGCCGCAGGCATGTCGGGCGGTATCGCGTATGTCCTCGACATGAGCCACTCGCTCGGCCCCAAGGTCAACATGGGCAcggtcgagctgggcaaGGTCTCTGACCCACACGAGATTGCCGAGCTGCGCTCCCTCATTGAGGAACACCGCCACTACACGGGCTCGGAGATGGCAGACCGCGTCCTGCGTAACTTCCACCACATGCTCCCCATGTTCGTGCGCGTCATGCCGCTCGATTACAAGCGCGTGCTTGCGGAgcaggccgacgccgcagccgaggccaagaagaagatgagCAACATTGACCTGATCCCGTCGCAGACTGCGTCGCaggtcgacctcgttgCCACGGGCTTTGACCCTGTGCTCCCACGCACAATGTCGAGCCTGACAGTCACACCGCGCGCCACGGCGCCTCCCAGCCCGCGACCGCAGGAGCCGGCCGTTCTCGACATGGAGGACTCGATGATCGACGAGGATCTCGCCAAAAACCGcgctgccaagctcgacaagaCCCGCGGCTTCATGAAGTACAAGCGCCTGAACGAGGCTTACCGCCCGCCCCGCAAGCGTGTCAAGGATTGGAAGGAGATCAGCGCAGCCctcaccaaggccgaggtcaCGCAGCAGACTGCGCGCTGCATGGACTGCGGTATCCCATTCTGCCAGAGTGCGGGATACGGTTGTCCGATCGCCAATGTCATTCCCAAGTTCAACCAGCTCGTGTTTGACGACAAGATCAAGGACGCGTTCTACCGCCTCCGGCTCACCAACCCTTTCCCCGAGTTTACTGGTCGCGTATGCCCTGCGCCCTGCGAGAGCGCGTGCGTGCTCGGTATCAACGAGGCGCCAGTTGGCATCAAGAGTGTCGAACGCTGGATTGCCGACCAGGGCTGGAAGAACGGGTGGATGGTTCCCGCCATTCCCGAGGTTCGTACCGGCTACAAGGTGGCCATCATCGGCTCGGGTCCCGCTGGTCTTGCCGCGGCCGACCAGCTCAACAAGGTCGGCCACACCGTCACCGTCTACGACCGCAACGACCGTATCGGCGGTCTGCTCATGTACGGTATCCCGAACATGAAGCTTGACAAGGAACTTGTTCAGAAACGTGTCGACCTCATGGCACAGGAAGGTGTCAAGTTCATCACCAATGCCTACGTCGGCTCTAACGTTGATGCGCTCGacatcaaggccgagaacgACGCCGTCATTGTTGCGACTGGCGCGACGTGGCcgcgcgacctcaaggCTCCCGGCCGTGACGCCAAAAAGGGCATCTACTTCGCCATGGACTATCTCCAGGGCAACACCAAGAGCCTTCTCGACAGCAAGCTTGAGGACGGACACTATTTGAACGCCAAGGGTCTCGACGTGGTTGTCAtcggtggcggtgacaCCGGAAACGACTGTATCGGCACAGCGATGCGCCACGGCGCTAAGAGCGTCACAAACTTTGAGCTCCTGCCCGAACCACCCGTCTCGCGTCCCGCCGACCAACCGTGGCCCACCATGGCGCGTCTCAAGAAGAACGACTATGGGCACCAGGAAGTCATGGCGCACACCCACCGCGACCCGCGCGAGTTCTGTATCTCCACCAAGCGTTTCAttctcgacgacggcggggCGCTCAAGGGCATCGAGACTGTTCGCGTCGAGTGGACAAACACGGGCGGCCAGTggaagatggaggaggtcaagggcAGCGAAGAGTTTTTCCCCTGCCAGATGGCGCTGCTTGccctcggcttcctcggccCGCAGAAGGAGATCGTCAACGCCCTGTCTCTCAAGACCGACGCGCGCTCCAACATTGACGCCCCCGAGGGCAAACACAACACCAACCAGGCAGGCATCTTTGCTGCCGGCGACTGCCGGCGTGG CCAAAGTTTGGTGGTCTgggcgctcaaggaggccaGGCAGGCTGCCGAAGCTGTGGACCGGTTCCTCATGGGCGATACGCGGCTGGCGCACCAGGGCGGTATCCCCAAACGCTCGTGGCTTGCTCCGCCCGTCACGTGTAACGGCGGTGGGTGCAAGGGGGAGAATGGAGTgtgcgacgaggtcgaggaggccgaaGAAGACGTCAAGACTGAAgttggagaagaggaaAAGCCGTGGACGAACGGCACCGAGATTGCGGTCCAGGCATAG